TTGTTCGGCTTCCCAAAATGGTAGTACCAAAAGATCTGTCGGGTAGGGAGGAGACCATTTTCAGAAGCAGTGCGTTTACTCATCTTCCACAAGGCAACAGAGTTGGGCATCTGATTGTTCAACAAAACAAAGCTTGAACAGCATCCAGAACGGCAGACAGGCAAACCAGGCTGTAGACATTCTTCCATTTGTCAAAAGCAGACCAGAGAAAACCGACTCGACACAGATGTAAAAGGTTGCAccattcatcttttctttttttgctgccGCAACATTTTTCTTCGTTTAATTATCATATCATGTAGTTTCTCAAGACCTTCCTTTAGTCCATCTCCTATGATTGCACAGGTAGGCTGCAAATGCCATGGAGTTGATGAACTCAGTTCACCCATTGCTAACAATTTCTCAATTTCTGTCAGAGACAAGGAGTTCCTCAAATCTTGTTTGTTAGCAACTATAAGCACGGGTACTCCTTGATTTTCTGATATCCTGGTTATTTTATGAAGTTCTGTTTTGGCTTCTTCCATTCTTTCAACATCAACAGAGTCCACGACAAACACAATGCCATCTGTGCATCTGGTATATGACTTCCACAGTGGCCTTAATTTCTCCTGACCACCTACATCCCAGAAGTGAAAAGTGACTGTTTTAGAATTTCCCAAGGTTACCTTAATTTTTTCAGTGTTAAATCCTTTGGTAGGTACGGTATTTACAAACTCATTGAACTGCAGCCTGTATAATACAGTTGTCTTCCCAGCACAGTCCAAACCCAGAATAACGATGTGGAAGGACTGAAACGAAGGCAAGCTGGACAGGATAGAAGTCTGGTCTGACAGTCCATTCCCCATTTCCAGCTGTAAATAAATGTTCCAAAttgaaatgctttctttttagcGCTTCGGAACGTCTCCTCTTAGGGGAATCCAGCTACAAGATTGCTgagaggtgaaaaaaaaaaatcaattattccGCTGACATGGACTACACACTGTTTTTCTCACTTTCTGCTGAATTAAGCAACAAGAGCAACTTGATAAACCTTGCTTACGTAAAGCAAACCAAATAAGATAAGGACCACTTAACAACCCACGATGAGACTGAAATTCTTCTACATGAACTGAAATATTCGGAGTAACAGGCACTTTGGTGTCCGCTCCTAGGTACCAACTCTCCAAGGTCTCATTCCGGAGACACCCTCACACCGGTATTCTGGACTAAGTCACAGGAAAACCAGACACGAGCTTTCAGAAAAGGAGCTGGAAACTCCCAACAAAATCCTATCTGGCGGACCTAACCCACATGTATAGTAACTGCATAACTAATCTCAATACcaacccccacaacccccccccaaatttaaacaaaacaaaacaaaccacgaTGTTCTCACCTCCCAAGCTGGAGTCTGGGTCCAAATGAGAAAGCATTGGTAAGCGTTTCAACGCCGGGTAAAGCAACCTACACGGTCCAAGGTCTCCGCGCAACTCTGGCCGGCGCGGCACTAGAAACCGTAGGTTCAGATTCCGACCACGCCCACCAGTCCGGGCCCACCCAGGAGCCCCGATTCCATTGGTCGCCTGCGTCGGCGCGGCCGGGCTACGCCCGCCTCCGCGCCCTAACTGGCGAGAACAACTGCCACTCCCAGCGGCGGCGGAGCGGGTCTCTATCTCGGTCCACAGGCACCACCTGTTGCCCTCAAGTTAGAAAACAACGCGGGCCGCGGAGGGAGCACAGCGGCCCCTGCTGGCGAGCCCGAGCCTAGGCCTGACTACCAAGAGCGCCGCCAGTCGCCCAGCTCGGCCCACCCGAGCGCACCTGCAGCGCGGCCGCGGACGCCACGCCGCGGCTCTCACATCCGGGGCCCGCGGTCACTGCCGGCGCGTTAACCCTTCACTAGCCGGACGCTGAGTCTTGCCTGAGGCCGCGTCGGCCTCAAGGCATGCCAGATCTCCTCTGCGACCCCCActggcccccgccgcccccaaaCGGGGAGCACGCACTGCTGTCCCTGCAGGACGAGGCTTTCATCCCGGTCCCCTTCTCCGTCCCCCTCCTTTGCTCCCTTAAATCCCGCGCCACGCCGGTTCATCTCCATCGGCAGGGCgtgaccacccccagccccgcggcGGCTCACCTGTCCATCCTTCCCTCGTCCGGGCTCAGCGACGCTCACAGCGGCTCAGGAGTCGGCTGACAGCGGCCGCAGGGCACCAGCGAGACGTGCGCGGTGGCGGCGGAGACTCGCCGCTCCTCCGGGCGCCGGGCGGGCGCTGCGCGCCAAGCCGCCCTAACGGTGCTCCGCGGCCCgcagcccgcgcccgccgcggccccgcccccttcccgcGCTCCCGGGGCGCGCGCCGGCCGCGTCTCCTAGCAACGCGGAAACAAGGGCACGCTGCAAACCGCCGCTCCCAAGCGAGGTCGGGTGGGGCTTCCGGCTT
The nucleotide sequence above comes from Sorex araneus isolate mSorAra2 chromosome 1, mSorAra2.pri, whole genome shotgun sequence. Encoded proteins:
- the ARL4A gene encoding ADP-ribosylation factor-like protein 4A — its product is MGNGLSDQTSILSSLPSFQSFHIVILGLDCAGKTTVLYRLQFNEFVNTVPTKGFNTEKIKVTLGNSKTVTFHFWDVGGQEKLRPLWKSYTRCTDGIVFVVDSVDVERMEEAKTELHKITRISENQGVPVLIVANKQDLRNSLSLTEIEKLLAMGELSSSTPWHLQPTCAIIGDGLKEGLEKLHDMIIKRRKMLRQQKKKR